The Streptomyces durmitorensis genome contains the following window.
CCGCCACGCGCGTCCCGTCGAACTCCAGCCTGCGGACGCGGGCTTCGGTGAGGACGTGCAGGTTGCGGCGGCGCCTCGCGGGTTTCAGATAGCCGTCCGCGGCGCTCCAGCGGCGGCCGCGGCGCTGGTTGACCGGGGTGAGCGCGAAGCCGCCGTGGTCGGGCTCGTTCAGTTCGGTCAGCTCGCGCAGGCCCGCGTCGCGGCAGGCGTCGAGGAACGCGGTGGTGGTCGGGTTGAGGGCGCGGGGCGGGGAGATCCAGAGCGGCCCGTCGCTGCCGTAGACGCTGTCCGTGCCTGCCGCGCCCGCCCCGGCCGCACCGCCCGTCCACCGCTCCGCGCGCCGGAAGTAGCGCTCGAAGGCGTCGTAGGACCACTCGGGCCCCGCGGCCTCGCCCCAGGCGTCGTAGTCGTCGCGGTGGCCGCGCACCCACATCATGGCGTTGATCGAGGACGATCCGCCCAGCGTGTGACCGCGCGGCCAGTACAGTTCGCGGCCGTCGAGCGCGGCCTGCTTCACGGTGGAGTAGTTCCAGTCGTAAGGCGTCTTGAACAGCTTCGGGAAGGCCGCCGGGATGCGGATCTCGGGCTTCCGGTCGCGTGGCCCCGACTCGACGAGCGCCACCCGTGTCGCGGGATCCTCGGAGAGCCGGGCGGCGAGGACGCATCCCGCGGAACCGGCACCGACGATGACGTAGTCGTACACGCTGTCCTTGCTCAACTCTGCTCCCTTGAATGGCAGTTCGCGGAGGTGCTCACAGGGGACGTACGGGTGTGGCGCGCGGATGAAACGCATGGATGATCCGTACAAGGAGTACACCCAACGTGGACCTCTGGGTAAAGGGATGGCGCCTGGAACGGCGTGTCCTACAAGATCTCCACATGACGACCAGAAAGGCCGATGCCGAGCACGGAACGCAGCCGACCGCGCCGCCCCACACGCAACCGGGGACGCGGAACACACCGCTCACCCCGTACGCACGTCTGCCGCGCCGCCACCACGACCGCCACATCGCGCACAGCACCGTCGACGCCTTCGGACAGGCCCACTGGCTTCTCGCCGCGCGCGAGCCGCTCCCCGGACGTGGCGCGATGAAGCCGTACGACGCGGTGGTCGTCACCGTCGACGCCGACGGCAGGGACCATGCGACGGAGCTGAACGCCGTGCGGGCACGGTATCCACGGATCGACGCGCTGCCCGACGGGGGCTTCGTCGTGGCGGACGCCCGCAGCCGCAGGTCCGAGCAGCATGTGCAGGTCTTCGACGCGCTCGGGCGCGAGTCGTGGTCCTTCCGTGTCGGGGACGCCATAGAGGACCTTCTGGCCGATCAGGCGGGCCGGTTGTGGGTCGGCCACTTCGACGAAGGGGTCTTCGGCGACGACGAGCTCAGCCATCCGGGCCTGCGGTGCTGGAGCGCCGAGGGTGATCCGCTGTGGACGTACGAGGCGGAGGAGGGCGCGAGTCAGATCTACGACTGCTACGCGCTCAACGTGACCGACGAATCCGTCTGGGTCTGCGCCTACAGCGACTTCACCCTCCTGGAGGTCCGCCCCGGCCGGGCGGTGCGCCGGCGCGCCAACGACCTGGAGGGAGCGACGGCCCTTGCCGTGCACGAGGGGCGGGTCACCTTCCTCGGCGGGTACGGAGACGACCGTGACCGGCTCGTGGACGCCGAGGTCGGGCACCAGGACGTCCGGCCCTACGCCTCCGGACGGCTCGTCGGGGCCGACGGCGGTCCGCTTCGGGCCCGCAGGACGGTCAGCCGCGGCCCGCGCATCTACGTACAGGAGGAGCCGTACACCGCCTGGACGGTCCTGGACATCAGCGTGCCCGGCGTGTGACGCGATGTGCGACGCGACGGCGGGGAAGCCCCAGGTCATCCCTGGTGGCCCGACCCGCATCCGGCCCTCGGAGCACGGCACCTAGGCTGTCGGGATGTTCGAGAAGCGGAGAGCGCGCAAGCAGGCGGAACTTCAGGAGAAGCTGGCCGCCGAGCTGCGGGATCCCGACGCGGAGGTCCGGCGGAAGGCGGCGGTCTCCGCCGCCACGACCGGCGACCTCGACTGGGCGCTGCGCGAGCTGACGCGGGCCGTGGAGCGCGAGCCGTGGACCGAGGAGTTCTCCTCGACCGTGGCGGAGAGCCTCGCCGCCGTGCTCCGCCGCGACCCGACGGTGCGCGAGCGCACGGAGCGCGTCTTCGCGCTGCACCTGGACGACCCCGAAGGCCTCGTGCGCGCCTGGACCGAGCTGACGGAGGAGCTCGGCGGCGGCCCTGCCGTGCGGGACGTCGACGGCGACCTGCGCGACGAGTTGCGAGCGCGCCTCCCCGACCTGCGCGACAGGGGCTGGACGGCGGAGGGAATCGCCGGCGTCGGCCGGCCGGACAGCTTCGCGCGCGAGCTGGCCTTCGACGTCGCGGTCATCGTGACCTCCCTCGCGATGCGCAGGAACACACCGGTACCGGACGACGAGGCGGACCAGGTCCGCGCCGAGATGCGCGCGGCGCTCAAGAAGGCCCTGCCCCACGCCCCGGGAAGCGACGAACGGACCGAGATCCTGGTCCCGTTGACGCGGATACCGGCGGTGGAGGAATGGACGGACCGCGCACGTGCGGGCCTGCGCGCCGACGAGGCACTGGCCCTGTGCACGAGCGGGGAGCGTGACCTGGCGACGCTGGGCACGGAGACCCTGGCCAAGATCCTCTTCCGCGAGGTCGTCCGGCGTGACCGGGTGCGCGAGACACTCGACCGCCTCGTCGCCCAGGGCGAGCAGGAGGAACAAGGAGAGCAGGGGGAGCACGGGCCACACGGCACCCAGGACTCCTTCCTCCTGAGTCAGATCCTGGCCTGCTACAGCCACCTTCACGTGCCGTTCCCCCTGGACGACCCGCCGCTCGGCCTCTTCCTGGACGGGCTGCGTCACCCCGACCCCATGGTCCGCGCCGGTGCCGCCGAGAGTCTCGACCCGATCGTGACGGGCTCCCCCGTGGAGGGCCGTGCCGTCGAAGGTCTCGTCGGCCTCCTCGAGCACGACCCCGAGACCGACGTCCGCCGGCACGCCGCCATCGCGCTGAGGTGGCTCAAGTGCGGCGAGGAACACCACGCGGGCATCGCCGCCGACGCGCTGGCCCGCCAGGCGGACTCGCCCGACCCGGAGATCCGCGCGCACAGCATCGCCGACGCCCTTCGACGGGGCGCCCCGGACGCGTACGACCGGCTGCTGTCCGCGCTCGAATCCCCGGACGCACACTGGCAGTTGCTGTCGGGTCTCCTGAACGTCCCCCTCGGCTCCGGATTCGTCCTGCCCTCACGCTCCGTGCGCAAGGCGCTCATCGAACGCCTCGAAGCACTGCGCGCCACGGGCTGGGCCGAGCGGGACGTGGCCGTCGAGTTCCCGAATGCGGACGACCGGGCGGAGCTGCTCGCCGCCCTCCTGGAGACCCTGAACGACCTCTAGCCGTGCCCCTCGTGGCCCTCGTGACCGGACGCCTCGGACTCCCCGTCGGCTCCCGACTCCTTGGACTCCTTCGACGCACCTGAGTCCGCGGACTTCTTCGCGGCACCGGAAGCATGATGCGGCTCGTAGTCCGGGATCGTCCCGTCCGCCTTCTTCACCAGGAAGTACCCCGCCATCCCCATGTCGGAGTGGCTCTGCACATGGCAGTGGTACATCCAGGCGCCCGCGCCCACCCCCTCCCCCGCGATGACCTGGAAGCCGAACGAGTCGCCGGGTCCGGTGATCTTGTCGTCGAGGATCTGGCTCGGGTCCTCGGGGCCGGTCAGGAGGCCCGTGCGGTTGTCCGCCCAGCGGTGACCGTGGACGTGGAACGTGTGGTAGTACTCGCCGTGCGTGATCGAGACGAACTCGACCCGATCACCCACCGTGGCCTCGAAGTTGGGGCTGTCGTGACCCGCCTTGTTGTTGATCGTCATGTCGTTGAAGACGATCGTGAAGGTCTTGTCCGGCAGCAGATCGCCCTTGCGGCGCACGATCAGCGCGCCGTAGAGCCCCTTGCGCACGCCGCCCGTCCCGTGATCGGTGCCGACGACGTGGTCGTGGTAGTGCCAGTAGCCCGCCGTGCCCGGCCGCCAGGTGCCGTCCTTGCGGCGGCCCGGCGCGTGCGTGCGCCAGGTGTAGGTCCGCTTGCCGCCCGGCTCGACGTGGCTCTTGGTGTGTCGGGTGCCGTCGCTGGATATCTCGTAGTCCATGCCGTGGACGTGCAGGCTGGCGTCGACGTCCATGGTGTTCTCGAACTCGATGTGCAGGGTGTCGCCCTCGTTCAGCTCGATGAGCGGGCCGGGGATGGACGCCTTGCCCTTCTCCAGGCCGTAGCCCATCTGCCCGTCCGCCAGCTTCTCGGCGTACATCTTGATGCGGCGCACCTCGCCGCCGGCCGGCGCTGTCTTCGGCCCTTCGGCCGTGCTCGCCTCGGGCGCGGCGGCTAGCGACAACGATGTCACCCCGGCCGTCGCGACGGCCCCGCCCACGAGCATCCGCCGGTTGAAGCTGCGTCGGTCCATGCCGAACTCCCCACTGCGGTACGGAGACTGACGGGGCACAGGTGGCCCCCGAGACGGCCACACGGTACTGGGGGGATCTTCGTTTATCCACACGCAGGACAAAGTTCGCGGTATTCCGGTGTTACCTATTGGCGAGTGGCGAAAAGAGGTCTAGCTTCATCCGCGCCTGTTGCTGTGACCGACGAGGGGTGGGTGTACTCATGCGGCTCACACCGCATCAAGAGCCCTTGGCTGTACGAGGGTTGAGCAGAGTCAGACGCAGACCGAACCGCCAGGACAAGAACCAGAACCGGAACCGCAACCGGGTCGGCTCGCGCCGCGCCTGGGCCGCCGCCCTGCTCTCCGGAGCCATGGTGACCGGCGCGCTCTCCACACAGGCCGCCACCGCGCGGCCCTATCCCACGCCACCGTTGACAACGATGTCCCTGCCGTCGCCGCCCGGCCAGGCGAACGTGCGCGTCCTTGTCTTCCATGGGTCGGCCGCGGGCGGTGACGAGTCACCGGTCGTGAACGCCGGCATCGAGGCCATCGAGAAGATCGGCCAATCAGGACCGGCCGCCCAGCGGTTCAGGATCGAGGCGACCGACGACCCCGCGGTCTTCACGAACGAGGCCAAGCTCGGCAAGTTCAACGCCGTGGCCTTCCTGACCGGCGGCGGCGACGTCCTCGACCCCGAGCAGGAAGCGGGCCTGGAGGCCTACATGGAGGCGGGCGGCGGCTTCCTCGGCATCCATGACGCGGCCCGCGCCGAGCCGTACTCGACCTGGTTCACCGGTCTGATCGGCGCTCGCCCCGCCGACTCAAGCCCGACGAACGTGCAGCGCGCCACCGTCGAGGTCGGCGACCGGGAGAATCCGGCCACCAAGGACCTTCCCCTCCAGTGGAAGCGCCCCGACCAGTGGCTGAACTGGACCAAGAACCCGTCCGGCGAGGTCCACACCGTGGCCCGCGTGCGCGAGTCGACGTACCAGCCGGGCGAGAGCAAGAACGGCGCGGACCACCCGATCTCGTGGTGCCGTGACTACGACGGCGGACGCGCCTTCTACACCGGGATGGGCGGCACGGCGGCCTCGTACGACGAGACCGACTTCCGCCAGCACCTGCGCGGCGCCCTGAACTGGACGACCCGCATCTCGCGCGCCGACTGCAAGTCGACGATCACCGCCAACTACAAGGCGCAGCGCCTGACCCAGGCCAACCAGCCGGGCCAGAACGACCAGATCGGCGAGCCGCACGGCCTGGTCACCGCGCCCGACGGACGGATCTTCTACATCGGCCGCGGCGGCGCCGACTCCTCGCAGCCGGTCATCACCGACTGGAACAACCCGGACATCGGCAAGGGCAAGGGCGAGATCCACGTCTACGACCCCAAGACGAAGAAGTCGACGCTCGCCGGAGCGCTCACCATCTTCGGCAACAAGGGTGGCGGCGATGAGCTGATCAAGGTCGAAGAGGGGCTGCTCGGCATCGAGCTCGACCCGAAGTTCGAGGAGAACGGGTGGGTGTACCTGCACTACACACCCCACTCGAAGATCAACCGCGAGACACACATGGCCGAGCGCTACGTCTCGCGCTTCACGCTCGACCAGACCACGAACAAGCTGGACCTCGCGAGCGAGAAGGTCCTGCTCAAGTGGCCTGTCCAGATCCACAGTTGCTGCCACGCGGGCGGCGGGATGGCCTGGGACTCCAGGGGCAATCTCTACATCGCGACCGGTGACAACAACTCCTCGGGCTTCAGCAACGGTTACTCGGGCAACAACCCGCAGCCCAACTTCAAGGGCGTCTCCTTCGCGGACGCGCGCCGCACCGCGGGCAACACCAACAACCTCAACGGCAAGATCCTGCGCATCCACCCGGAGGCCGACGGGACGTACACGCTCCCCGATGGCAACCTCTTCACCGGCAAGGAGCCGGACGAGGGCGGCGGCAAGACGCGCGGTGAGATCTATGTGATGGGCGTCAGGAACCCTGCGCGCATCTCCGTCGACAAGAAGACCGACACCCTCTACGCGGGCTGGGTCGGCCCGGACGCCGGTGAGCCGTCGACGACGTGGGGCCCGGCGAAGTACGACACGTTCGCCGCGATCACCCACGCCTCCAACCGCGGCTGGCCGTACTGCATGGGCAACAACCAGCCCTACCGCGACCGCAATCTGCCGGACCCGACGAAGCCGCTGGGCTGGTACGACTGCAAGAACCTCAAGAACGAGTCGCCCAACAACGACGGCCTGGTGAACATCCCGCCGGCCGAGCCGAACAACATCTGGTACTCGCCGCAGGGCGGCGGCGTCGACTACCCGCGCGACGCGAACGGCGTCCCGAGCTACAAGACGGCTGAGCAGAAGACGCTCCTGCCGTGGCTCAAGGGCGGCGGCCAGGCCACGATGAACGGCCCGGTCTACCGCTTCGACGCGGCCAACACCAGCGCGGACAAGTGGCCTTCGTACTGGGACGGCAAGTGGTTCGTCGGTGACTTCTACGACGCCGACCAGCCGCGGCACGCGGTGATCATGGACCCGAAGACGGTCGGCAGCGGCGGTCTGCCCACGCACGCCGAGTCCCTGAAGAAGATCATCCCGATCGGCAACGACGGCATCAAGAACCTCATGGACTGGAAGTTCGCCCCCGACGGCTCGCTGTACGTGCTCGACTACGGCCGCGGGTTCTTCACCTCGGACTCCAAGTCGGCGCTGTGGCGCGTCACTTACTCCGGCGGCGAGGCCACACCGGCCGCCAAGGACCTGGCAAGGAGGGCGGGATGACGATACCCGCGGTGCGCAAGCGAAGACTCTGGACGGCGCTCTTCGCGTCGCTCCTGATGGTGCTCGGCCTGACGTCGACGGCGGCGAGCCAGCCCGACAACCCGGGCCGGGCGGCGGCCCAGACGCTGACCTGGACGGCGAACAACGCGATCGACAAGTACGCATCCGCGCCCGCCACGGCGGTCGCGGGCGCCACGACGATCGTCTTCGAGAACAGTGAGGCCACCGGCAACGACACCGGCATGCCGCACACGCTGACGTTCGACGTCTCCGACCCCGAGTACAACAACGACGTACCGCTGAACATCCTGGCCAACCCGAACGACGACCAGGGCGGCAAGCACACGGCGGAGGTCACCCTCTCGCCGGGCCGTTACCGCTACCACTGCACGATCCCCGGCCACGGCTCGATGCAGGGCATCCTCGTGGTGACCGAGGGCGGCGGCGAGGACACCACCGCTCCCGAGACCGCCGCGAAGGTCGAGGGACAGACCAACTCCGATGGCGCGTACGTCGGTTCCGCCACCGTCTCGGTGACGGCGACCGACGCGGGTTCGGGCGTCGACAAGACGGAGTACGCGGTCGGGGCGGACGGCGCCTGGCAGCCGTACACCGCGCCCGTGGTCGTCGACCAGGTCGGCACCCACAAGATCCGCTATCGCGCGAGCGACAAGGCGGGCAACGTGGCGGCGGAGAAGGCCGTCGACTTCACGGTGGTCGCGCCGGACACCGACGACAAGACGCCCCCGGAGACCTCGGCCACGGTGACCGGCGAGAAGAACGACAAGGGCGAGTACATCGGGATGGCGACCGTCACCGTGACGGCGTCCGACACCGGTTCCGGTGTCAACAAGATCGAGTACGCGGTCGGTGACGGCGGCGCATGGACGGCGTACACCGCGCCGGTCATGGTCCACGCTGCGGGCGCGCACAAGATCCGCTACCGCGCGTCCGACAAGGCGGGGAACCAGGCTGCGGAGAAGGCCGTCGAGTTCACCGTGGTCACGCCGCCGGTCGAGGACAAGACGCCGCCGGAGACCACCGCGAAGGTCGAGGGCGACAAGAACTCGGACGGCGCGTACGTCGGCAAGGCGAAGGTGAGCGTCACCGCGACCGACGCCGACTCCGGTGTCGACAAGGTCGAGTACTCCCTGGACGGCGGCCCGTACCTCACGTACTCCACCCCGGTCGTCGTCGACCGCGTGGGCCGGCACACGGTGGCGTACCGCGCGAGCGACAAGGCGGGCAACACCTCGGCGGCCAAGGACGTCTCGTTCACGATCGCGGAGGGCGGCGGGGTCCCGGCCCCCAACTGCCCGGAGTTCGACGAGCGGTTGACGGTCATCGTCGGCACGATCGACACGGGCATCCCGAACCGCGTCACCAACAACCGGTGCCGCATCAACGAGATGATCGAGGACGAGAAGGAGTGGACCTCGCACGCGCTCTTCCTGAAGCACGTCAAGAGCGTGACGGACAAGCTCCTGAAGGCCGGTGAGATCGACCAGCGCGAGTACAACAAGATCAACAAGGCCGCCAAGCAGTCCGGCATCGGCAAGCCCGGCCAGACGGAGGGCTACCGCAAGATCTTCGACGGCACCCAGGACTCGCTGAACAAGTGGGAGCAGGTGGGCGGCGGCAAGTTCGGCCTGAACGCGGACGGTTCGATCACCAGCAGCACCACCGTCGAAGGCATGGGCATGCTGTGG
Protein-coding sequences here:
- a CDS encoding HEAT repeat domain-containing protein, which codes for MFEKRRARKQAELQEKLAAELRDPDAEVRRKAAVSAATTGDLDWALRELTRAVEREPWTEEFSSTVAESLAAVLRRDPTVRERTERVFALHLDDPEGLVRAWTELTEELGGGPAVRDVDGDLRDELRARLPDLRDRGWTAEGIAGVGRPDSFARELAFDVAVIVTSLAMRRNTPVPDDEADQVRAEMRAALKKALPHAPGSDERTEILVPLTRIPAVEEWTDRARAGLRADEALALCTSGERDLATLGTETLAKILFREVVRRDRVRETLDRLVAQGEQEEQGEQGEHGPHGTQDSFLLSQILACYSHLHVPFPLDDPPLGLFLDGLRHPDPMVRAGAAESLDPIVTGSPVEGRAVEGLVGLLEHDPETDVRRHAAIALRWLKCGEEHHAGIAADALARQADSPDPEIRAHSIADALRRGAPDAYDRLLSALESPDAHWQLLSGLLNVPLGSGFVLPSRSVRKALIERLEALRATGWAERDVAVEFPNADDRAELLAALLETLNDL
- a CDS encoding multicopper oxidase domain-containing protein produces the protein MDRRSFNRRMLVGGAVATAGVTSLSLAAAPEASTAEGPKTAPAGGEVRRIKMYAEKLADGQMGYGLEKGKASIPGPLIELNEGDTLHIEFENTMDVDASLHVHGMDYEISSDGTRHTKSHVEPGGKRTYTWRTHAPGRRKDGTWRPGTAGYWHYHDHVVGTDHGTGGVRKGLYGALIVRRKGDLLPDKTFTIVFNDMTINNKAGHDSPNFEATVGDRVEFVSITHGEYYHTFHVHGHRWADNRTGLLTGPEDPSQILDDKITGPGDSFGFQVIAGEGVGAGAWMYHCHVQSHSDMGMAGYFLVKKADGTIPDYEPHHASGAAKKSADSGASKESKESGADGESEASGHEGHEGHG
- a CDS encoding ThuA domain-containing protein, with amino-acid sequence MVTGALSTQAATARPYPTPPLTTMSLPSPPGQANVRVLVFHGSAAGGDESPVVNAGIEAIEKIGQSGPAAQRFRIEATDDPAVFTNEAKLGKFNAVAFLTGGGDVLDPEQEAGLEAYMEAGGGFLGIHDAARAEPYSTWFTGLIGARPADSSPTNVQRATVEVGDRENPATKDLPLQWKRPDQWLNWTKNPSGEVHTVARVRESTYQPGESKNGADHPISWCRDYDGGRAFYTGMGGTAASYDETDFRQHLRGALNWTTRISRADCKSTITANYKAQRLTQANQPGQNDQIGEPHGLVTAPDGRIFYIGRGGADSSQPVITDWNNPDIGKGKGEIHVYDPKTKKSTLAGALTIFGNKGGGDELIKVEEGLLGIELDPKFEENGWVYLHYTPHSKINRETHMAERYVSRFTLDQTTNKLDLASEKVLLKWPVQIHSCCHAGGGMAWDSRGNLYIATGDNNSSGFSNGYSGNNPQPNFKGVSFADARRTAGNTNNLNGKILRIHPEADGTYTLPDGNLFTGKEPDEGGGKTRGEIYVMGVRNPARISVDKKTDTLYAGWVGPDAGEPSTTWGPAKYDTFAAITHASNRGWPYCMGNNQPYRDRNLPDPTKPLGWYDCKNLKNESPNNDGLVNIPPAEPNNIWYSPQGGGVDYPRDANGVPSYKTAEQKTLLPWLKGGGQATMNGPVYRFDAANTSADKWPSYWDGKWFVGDFYDADQPRHAVIMDPKTVGSGGLPTHAESLKKIIPIGNDGIKNLMDWKFAPDGSLYVLDYGRGFFTSDSKSALWRVTYSGGEATPAAKDLARRAG
- a CDS encoding OmpL47-type beta-barrel domain-containing protein, with product MTIPAVRKRRLWTALFASLLMVLGLTSTAASQPDNPGRAAAQTLTWTANNAIDKYASAPATAVAGATTIVFENSEATGNDTGMPHTLTFDVSDPEYNNDVPLNILANPNDDQGGKHTAEVTLSPGRYRYHCTIPGHGSMQGILVVTEGGGEDTTAPETAAKVEGQTNSDGAYVGSATVSVTATDAGSGVDKTEYAVGADGAWQPYTAPVVVDQVGTHKIRYRASDKAGNVAAEKAVDFTVVAPDTDDKTPPETSATVTGEKNDKGEYIGMATVTVTASDTGSGVNKIEYAVGDGGAWTAYTAPVMVHAAGAHKIRYRASDKAGNQAAEKAVEFTVVTPPVEDKTPPETTAKVEGDKNSDGAYVGKAKVSVTATDADSGVDKVEYSLDGGPYLTYSTPVVVDRVGRHTVAYRASDKAGNTSAAKDVSFTIAEGGGVPAPNCPEFDERLTVIVGTIDTGIPNRVTNNRCRINEMIEDEKEWTSHALFLKHVKSVTDKLLKAGEIDQREYNKINKAAKQSGIGKPGQTEGYRKIFDGTQDSLNKWEQVGGGKFGLNADGSITSSTTVEGMGMLWFPQRKYGDFSLKLQWRDDAPGNGNANGGAFVRFPQVHDHPEEPRPEWVAIKYGHEVQMLDRPDGDMYKTGSIYGFDRVGLGGAGVTPKGTWNDYEIKVVDQHYSIYRNGVLINEFDNTGGQVFTPPRGDDPGTDGRRYSSGYVGLQVHGVTDVISYRDIRVKEL